CGACCTTCACTTTGTAATTGATTTGGCCAACTAACAAACACTTTACCCAAAATTTATTAACTACAGCGAACTCCATGAGccagtatttttatttatttacaaatgTTCCATCACTATTTACAAACAAGTTCAGCAAAGGATGGCTTAAAAGCCTATTCCTCATATTACAGAAACTTCCTATAAGTcaatatgataattttaaaacaaagtGGCCTTTGAGCCTACTCTGCACCATTCTTCCTCACATTCCAATTTCACGAACCATTTACCTTCGATGTCCCTACCCAACTACTAGGATAATAATGCTTCAAGTACTTTCCATTGATGCACCTCCTGTGTGGCTCACCGTCTAAACTCGCCAACCAGTATGCATTTCAATCCAACACTCAATGAACTTTAAACGGTCCTTCCCAATTAGGCGACCATTTACCGAACTCCCTGTCTTTGGATCCGAGGGGTAGAACTACCTTCCAAACTACGTCTCCCTCCTTGAATATTTTCTATTCACATGCTTATTGTAACTTCTAGCCACCTTGGATTTCTGAAGCATTAAAGCATTATACGTTTGCATTCTCAACTCATCCAATCTTCCAGTTCCATAATCATTGCTTCCGTGTAGAGCTCTGGCTCTAATTCATTCTTCTTCATCACTCTTAAAGAAGGAATCATCACGTAACTCTTCCCATTTGGACAGGCACTCGACCTGAGTCTGCCCAGCCGTTTTCAAGGTGTCTTCCCACTGTTGATAGGCATGCCTTTGACTTATTAAATCGTCGCTCAGGCATTGGATGTCAGCCTTGAGTCTATCAGAGGAAGCCTTTAAAACCTCACTTTCGTGTAGAAGGGTTACCATGTCGGCTTTATGTTGGGGGAGCTCCATCTCTAACTTTTTCACTAGTTCTTCATTGACATCTAACTCCGCATTCTTCTGATGTAAAGTGGACCTGGCGATTTTTCTCTCAGAGAGCATGCCATCCAACTTCTCTTTTTGCTCCTTGAAGTTTCTCATCTGAATCAACGTCTCCGAACAAGTAGAACTCGAAGCCTGAAAAGCTAAGAACATGGTTGGCAAAGTATTTAGCACATCATACAGTGGGGAGGAGGGGAAATTAGGGCTGTTTTTCAAAATAGACACAGCAGACAAAACAGTGGCCTTTTCCATGGCCTCTAAGGCATTGAGATTCATGTTCAGAAAACGCCGTAGTGAAGCCTTTGCAGTGGCTAGCTCCAAGCCAGAAGGGAGACTCGAAGAAGAGGCCGCATGAGAGGATCTTGAATGCAGGAAACTGAAGTCGAAGTCCAAGGTTTCCTCAACCAAAGAGACCATCGCTCGTCGTGCTGATAGATCCTACAATGATAGGGGCGAAGTGAGATTCAAATGACAACTAAAAGAGGAATAAAATGGTTGTTACATGAGAATGAGAGCCGGTCGCTAAAGGATTTTCTTCCATGTCATCAGGATGACTTTTTGTGAGGACTTTCCTGCATTTAAGTGAGGCCAAATGAGTGGCCAAATGAACATAATCATCTGACTCAGTCTCTTGACAAGCAGAAAGGTCAGAGGCTGAGGAAGAGTCATCATTTTCCACTATCATGGTATCAGCCATAGGAGTGGAAGCGAGTGGGGGAATTACATGAAGTAGTTGGGTGGTGGATCGGGTTCGCCGCCTCAACAGGGTGGATGCAAGTGTCTTCTTTTCTCGAGCAGCTGAAACTATTTGGGTGGAGGTTTGCTTCATCTCATTGCCTTTTTTATCGTTCGAGTAGCCGATAAATCCAGGACTTGTCGAGGATTTTGAGAATCTACAATCCAAACATAGAACATTTTAGCAATGAGAATAGCAAATCATATCAAAGGCGATAAAAGCTATACGTGAAATTTCTAGCGTCACAGGGATAAGACGGTCATATCGTGCAGTCCACCACTCAAATAATCGTCAGATGCTGAAATGAGGCTCGCTATAACGGGAGTCTTGAAAGATTTTGCTTGTTCTGACAGCTCTATCAGAGACAAGGAAGTGAACTTCTTCTgagataattttattttcatcataTCATTTAGATGATGAGGCAGGTATAAGGCATTGAAGGGGACAGTAGAACATAAACCCAATTGAGAATGGTACAAAGTTGGATTATAGAATTCAAAGATGTGGTACTTTGGTCGCGGGGGGAGGTCCCATCATATACTAAGAAACTAGGATGGAGGATTGTAGGGCGCACATCTTTAACACATCAGTTTTTTTGTTGGCAATCATGTGTCCGATCCAAGGGTAATCCTCGACCGCAATTGTGGAGGAAATAGGAAGGTAGACCGTCCTAGCGGAAAGGGAGATATCGCAGAAAAGAACAAACCCCTGCAACGGTGAAGTCACTCTGACAGGACATGAGCTCCTTCCACGATAACCGCTCAGCAAGGGGTCCCGGTGGTGATTTTAGCTCGGGAAAATAAGAAAACAACCACATTTGGAGGATCCACATAACCCCATTGAGCTTAGAAAGGGGTGCATCGTTCACAGCGACATTCAACCAATGGTAAAGGGATCCCAGGAACATCACACCCAAACCGTGTACCTGCCCAACACTCAAAGACCTGGCAAGAGCAAGATATTCTATTGTAGGTTTGCcggaagaaggaaaaaaatatttgcatATTAAAACCCAAATTAAAGCTACGCGCTCATCACTAGTGGGGGGAGGTTCGTTTCACCCCGCACCAACAGCGAATAACCTGGGAATACGAAGACGTGTTCAAATATTGATCAGATAGTTGGGGCAAGCCTGAAGTGTCCACTAGTTCAGCATATTCAT
This sequence is a window from Primulina huaijiensis isolate GDHJ02 chromosome 13, ASM1229523v2, whole genome shotgun sequence. Protein-coding genes within it:
- the LOC140991900 gene encoding uncharacterized protein; protein product: MKQTSTQIVSAAREKKTLASTLLRRRTRSTTQLLHVIPPLASTPMADTMIVENDDSSSASDLSACQETESDDYVHLATHLASLKCRKVLTKSHPDDMEENPLATGSHSHDLSARRAMVSLVEETLDFDFSFLHSRSSHAASSSSLPSGLELATAKASLRRFLNMNLNALEAMEKATVLSAVSILKNSPNFPSSPLYDVLNTLPTMFLAFQASSSTCSETLIQMRNFKEQKEKLDGMLSERKIARSTLHQKNAELDVNEELVKKLEMELPQHKADMVTLLHESEVLKASSDRLKADIQCLSDDLISQRHAYQQWEDTLKTAGQTQVECLSKWEELRDDSFFKSDEEE